A single region of the Gossypium arboreum isolate Shixiya-1 chromosome 12, ASM2569848v2, whole genome shotgun sequence genome encodes:
- the LOC108477252 gene encoding transcription factor MYC2-like translates to MSSSSSSSLITLGQDASPTLQQRLHFIVQSRPEWWVYSIFWQASRDVDGRVVLSWGDGYFRGTRDGTGKSINRLSPSKLGSSFERKRSGKDQVQAYFNEVMDVDRMVDGDVTDYEWYYTVSMTRSFAVGDGILGKAFGSGSHIWLGGDHELQLYQCERVREARMRGIQTLVCLPTSFGVVELGSSDIIMEDWGTLQLTKSIFSSGINNSLGSNQPAHDSQPQISTPSIPFVDFGMVSGDQKERILEDKQQVEPKKETTGLGRSSSESDGDFASADTEFNAGGRSKKRGRKPGNGKESPINHVEAERQRRERLNHRFYALRSVVPNVSKMDKASLLSDAVAYIKELRSKIDKLEAQLLVQSEKSKLNPINVFENQTTKSAFDNTMKQSSTYWPKTVEVDVKIVGSEAMIRVRSPDIDHPAARLMDALRDLELPVHHASVSNVNDLMLQDVVVRVPTGIFITDEMLSTAILQRCTLN, encoded by the coding sequence ATGTCTTCCTCTTCTTCGTCTTCTCTTATTACCTTAGGTCAAGATGCCTCACCTACTTTGCAACAACGCCTCCATTTCATCGTCCAAAGTAGGCCTGAATGGTGGGTATACTCCATTTTCTGGCAAGCTTCAAGGGATGTTGATGGTCGCGTTGTTTTGTCATGGGGCGATGGCTATTTTCGAGGGACCCGAGATGGTACGGGAAAATCCATCAATAGGCTGAGCCCTTCCAAACTGGGGTCCAGTTTCGAGAGGAAAAGGTCGGGAAAAGATCAGGTGCAAGCTTATTTTAATGAAGTGATGGACGTGGACCGTATGGTAGATGGCGATGTGACTGATTATGAGTGGTACTATACCGTATCCATGACCCGATCATTCGCTGTAGGTGATGGGATTCTTGGGAAGGCTTTCGGATCAGGCTCCCATATTTGGTTGGGTGGAGACCATGAACTCCAATTGTACCAGTGTGAGCGTGTTAGAGAAGCTCGAATGCGAGGGATTCAAACATTAGTTTGTCTTCCTACATCCTTCGGGGTTGTCGAATTGGGATCTTCTGATATCATCATGGAAGACTGGGGCACCCTTCAACTCACTAAATCGATATTCAGTTCTGGGATCAACAACAGCCTGGGTTCAAATCAACCTGCCCATGATTCCCAACCCCAAATCTCAACCCCAAGTATTCCTTTTGTTGATTTTGGAATGGTTTCAGGTGATCAAAAGGAGCGGATTCTTGAAGACAAACAACAAGTCGAGCCCAAGAAAGAAACCACAGGTTTAGGCCGTTCGTCATCGGAATCTGATGGGGATTTCGCCTCTGCAGACACCGAGTTCAATGCCGGCGGCCGGTCGAAAAAGAGAGGTAGAAAACCAGGGAATGGGAAAGAATCCCCTATAAACCACGTTGAAGCAGAAAGGCAACGACGTGAGAGACTGAACCATCGTTTCTACGCACTTCGTTCCGTGGTTCCAAACGTATCCAAGATGGACAAAGCCTCATTACTTTCAGATGCAGTAGCCTACATCAAGGAACTAAGATCAAAAATCGATAAACTAGAGGCTCAACTCCTAGTACAATCTGAAAAATCCAAGTTGAACCCCATCAATGTTTTCGAAAACCAAACTACCAAATCCGCATTCGACAATACCATGAAACAATCCTCTACTTATTGGCCAAAGACAGTGGAAGTTGATGTGAAGATAGTAGGATCCGAAGCCATGATTCGGGTTCGAAGTCCAGATATCGATCATCCAGCCGCACGATTGATGGATGCACTTCGAGACCTAGAGCTACCAGTACACCATGCCAGTGTATCAAACGTCAATGATCTTATGCTACAGGATGTTGTTGTCAGAGTCCCTACTGGAATATTCATAACCGACGAGATGCTTAGTACTGCAATCCTTCAGAGATGCACGTTGAATTAG
- the LOC108477326 gene encoding probable lysophospholipase BODYGUARD 3: MAGMCKMGSVLKFIGGVLNKAVSFVVFSVLDLLDFILCYGYKVADFCIEAEWRPCYCSSAKEAITSSGKILVSEQGESKIVSLNSSKLQLEDISDTLYSRPSLVAEVSKLTVNELKKFKLDGTAKTKKGSTRSTFTINSIIVEMLQGKMVGRQLHHIPTWSDCDCKFCNSWTSSSKDTLYVKAQGPKDNKAREDVIFIHGFISSSAFWTETLFPNFSNTAKSTYRFLAVDLLGFGRSPKPADSLYTLREHVGMIEKSVLEAYEVKSFHIVAHSLGCILALALAVKHPGSIKSLTLLTPPYFLVPKGEAATQYVMRKLAPRRVWPVMAFCTSLACWYEHISRTICLVICKNHRLWEFLTKLVTRNRVRTFLMEGFFCHTHNAAWHTLHNIICGTSTKLDRYLDVVRDRMKCDVNIFHGKDDEVIPLECSFNVQKKIPRARVKVVENKDHITIVVGRQKVFARELEEIWNRSSRSH, from the exons ATGGCTGGAATGTGTAAAATGGGGTCCGTCTTAAAGTTCATCGGAGGGGTTTTGAATAAAGCTGTGAGCTTCGTTGTCTTCTCTGTTCTTGACCTTCTTGATTTCATCTTATGTTATGGATACAAAGTGGCTGATTTCTGTATCGAAGCCGAGTGGCGGCCTTGTTATTGCTCCTCCGCTAAAGAGGCCATCACTAGCAGCGGCAAGATCTTAGTCTCCGAACAAGGGGAATCCAAGATTGTTTCCCTGAATTCAAGCAAGTTGCAACTGGAGGATATATCGGATACCCTTTATTCACGTCCTTCGTTAGTGGCCGAGGTCTCGAAACTCACCGTTAACGAGCTGAAGAAGTTCAAGTTAGACGGTACCGCCAAGACGAAGAAAGGGTCGACGAGATCGACATTTACCATCAACTCCATCATTGTAGAAATGCTTCAAGGCAAGATGGTCGGTAGACAACTGCATCATATCCCTACATGGTCTGATTGTGATTGTAAATTTTGCAATTCTTGGACATCTTCTAGTAAAGACACACTTTATGTCAAGGCTCAGGGACCAAAGG ATAATAAAGCACGAGAAGATGTGATATTCATCCATGGCTTCATTTCATCATCAGCATTTTGGACGGAAACTTTATTTCCCAACTTCTCAAACACTGCTAAATCAACTTACAGGTTCTTAGCTGTTGATCTTTTGGGTTTTGGGAGAAGTCCAAAGCCAGCTGATTCACTTTACACCTTAAGAGAACATGTGGGCATGATTGAAAAATCAGTGCTGGAAGCATACGAGGTTAAATCTTTTCACATTGTGGCTCATTCTTTAGGCTGTATCTTAGCCCTTGCTTTAGCTGTAAAACACCCTGGTTCCATCAAGTCTTTAACCCTACTTACACCG CCATACTTTTTGGTGCCAAAGGGTGAAGCAGCAACACAATATGTAATGAGAAAATTAGCGCCCCGACGAGTGTGGCCGGTGATGGCATTTTGTACATCATTGGCATGCTGGTACGAGCACATCAGCCGGACGATTTGCCTGGTCATATGCAAGAACCACCGGCTATGGGAATTTCTTACCAAACTTGTCACCAGAAACAG gGTGAGAACATTCTTGATGGAAGGGTTCTTCTGCCACACGCATAACGCGGCTTGGCATACACTTCACAACATTATTTGTGGCACCTCCACCAAACTCGACCGCTACTTGGACGTCGTTCGTGACCGAATGAAGTGCGATGTCAACATATTCCATGGCAAAGACGATGAAGTAATCCCGCTCGAATGCAGCtttaatgttcaaaaaaaaatccCTCGTGCCCGAGTTAAAGTTGTCGAAAACAAAGACCACATTACCATTGTTGTCGGCAGACAAAAGGTCTTTGCCAGAGAACTAGAGGAGATTTGGAATAGATCATCAAGAAGCCATTAA